Sequence from the Xenorhabdus nematophila ATCC 19061 genome:
AAAAATCTTCCCATCCCCCATTTTGCCTGTGAATGCAGTCTGTTGAACAATATGGATAATTTCCTCAACTCGCTCATCATTGGTCGCAATATCAATCTTAACTTTGGGTAAAAAATTAACGTTGTATTCCGCACCCCGGTAAAGCTCTGAATGGCCTTTTTGACGCCCAAAACCCTTTACTTCCGAGATAGTCATACCCTGCACACCTATATCAGCAAGTGCTTCCCGTACTTCTTCCAACTTAAATGGCTTTATGATGATAGTGATCAGTTTCATATTTCCCCCAAGTTTTGCAGTTTTTGCATGAGGAGGTTTTGCAAGGGATATGCCAACAATTAAAAACGATATGAAATCAGTTTATTATCGGAGGGTATTTAAAAAGCGAGGAGAAAAAGGGAGCAACAAGCTTCCGTTGCTCCCTGTATGCACACTAAACGTGCACCGGATCATTCAAAGTTTCACCAACCTGTTGAAGCTGGTACATCTGATAATAACGCCCACGCCTTGCCAATAGCTGTTGGTGACCCCCTTGCTCTACAACTGCACCACGATGCAGCACTAATATGGAATCAGCTTCAATAATAGTTGAAAGGCGATGAGCAATAACCACCAATGTCGTCTGTTTACGGATCATTCCCAACGCTTTTTGGACTGATTGCTCCGTTCCGGAATCGATATTTGCCGTTGCCTCATCCAAAATCAGAATCTGTGGCGTTTGCACTAACACACGAGCCATCGCTAAAAGCTGTTTTTGTCCTGCTGAAAGGGTATTTCCTTGTTCTCCCAATAAGGAATTCAAACCGTCCGGCAATTTGCGAATAAATTCAGCTAATTGAACCAGTTCCAGTACTTCCCATATTTTTTCTTCACTGATATCTCGCCCTAACGTGATATTGTCAAGAAATGAAGCAGCCAGAATGACGGGATCTTGCTGTACCATTGCCACCCCATTACGCAGTACTGAATGAGAAAGCGAAGAGACAGGACGCCCATCAAGATAAATTTCACCGTCTTGCCATGGATAGTAGCCCATAATTAAATTAGCCAGAGTACTTTTTCCACTTCCGGTATGCCCAACCAAAGCCACAAACCCATGAGGCGGAACAT
This genomic interval carries:
- the glnK gene encoding P-II family nitrogen regulator — translated: MKLITIIIKPFKLEEVREALADIGVQGMTISEVKGFGRQKGHSELYRGAEYNVNFLPKVKIDIATNDERVEEIIHIVQQTAFTGKMGDGKIFVFELQHAVRIRTGETNDSAL